A single Gasterosteus aculeatus chromosome 2, fGasAcu3.hap1.1, whole genome shotgun sequence DNA region contains:
- the LOC120828918 gene encoding rhodopsin has translation MNGTEGPYFYVPMMNTTGIVRSPYEYPQYYLVNPAAYAALGAYMFLLILVGFPVNFLTLYVTLEHKKLRTPLNYILLNLAVANLFMVLGGFTTTMYTSMHGYFVLGRLGCNVEGFFATLGGEIALWSLVVLAVERWVVVCKPIANFRFGEDHAIMGLALTWVMASACAVPPLVGWSRYIPEGMQCSCGVDYYTRAEGFNNESFVIYMFVCHFMIPMTIIFFCYGRLLCAVKEAAAAQQESETTQRAEREVSRMVVIMVIAFLVCWVPYASVAWFIFCNQGSEFGPVFMTIPAFFAKSSSVYNPLIYICMNKQFRHCMITTLCCGKNPFEEEEGASSTKTEASSVSTSSVSPA, from the coding sequence ATGAACGGCACAGAGGGACCCTACTTCTACGTCCCCATGATGAACACCACGGGCATCGTGCGGAGTCCTTATGAATACCCTCAGTACTACCTTGTCAACCCGGCGGCCTACGCCGCCCTGGGGGCCTACATGTTCCTGCTCATCCTCGTGGGCTTCCCCGTCAACTTCCTCACCCTCTACGTCACCCTCGAACACAAGAAGCTGCGGACCCCTCTAAACTACATCCTGCTGAACCTGGCGGTGGCCAACCTCTTCATGGTGCTGGGCGGGTTCACCACGACCATGTACACCTCCATGCACGGCTACTTCGTCCTGGGTCGCCTGGGCTGCAACGTGGAGGGCTTCTTCGCCACGCTGGGCGGCGAGATCGCCCTGTGGTCGCTGGTGGTCCTGGCCGTGGAAAGGTGGGTGGTCGTCTGCAAGCCCATCGCCAACTTCCGCTTCGGCGAGGACCACGCCATCATGGGTCTGGCCCTCACCTGGGTCATGGCCTCGGCCTGCGCCGTGCCGCCCCTGGTCGGCTGGTCCCGCTACATCCCCGAGGGCATGCAGTGCTCGTGCGGAGTCGACTACTACACGCGTGCCGAGGGCTTCAACAACGAAAGCTTCGTCATCTACATGTTCGTCTGCCACTTCATGATCCCGATGACGATCATTTTCTTCTGCTACGGACGGCTGCTGTGCGCCGTCAaggaggccgccgccgcccagCAGGAGTCCGAGACCACCCAGAGGGCCGAGAGGGAGGTCAGCCGCATGGTGGTGATCATGGTCATCGCCTTCCTGGTGTGCTGGGTGCCCTACGCCAGCGTGGCCTGGTTTATCTTCTGCAATCAGGGATCCGAGTTCGGACCCGTCTTCATGACCATCCCGGCCTTCTTTGCCAAGAGCTCGTCCGTCTACAACCCGTTGATCTACATCTGCATGAACAAGCAGTTCCGCCACTGCATGATCACCACATTGTGCTGCGGGAAGAATCCcttcgaggaggaggagggcgcgtCCTCCACGAAGACCGAGgcctcctccgtctccaccaGCTCCGTGTCTCCCGCGTAA